In the genome of Mauremys mutica isolate MM-2020 ecotype Southern chromosome 8, ASM2049712v1, whole genome shotgun sequence, one region contains:
- the LOC123376578 gene encoding glucosamine-6-phosphate isomerase 1-like isoform X1, with product METMKLIILENYAQASEWAAKYIRNRIIQFNPGPDKYFTLGLPTGSTPLGCYKKLIEYYKNGDLSFKYVKTFNMDEYVGLPRDHLESYHSFMWNNFFKHIDISPENTRILDGNATDLQAACDAFEGKIKAAGGIELFVGGIGPDGHIAFNEPGSSLVSRTRVKTLAMDTILANARFFDGDLSKVPTMALTVGVGTVMDARETCLLPNSP from the exons ATG GAGACAATGAAACTCATCATTCTTGAGAACTATGCGCAAGCCAGTGAGTGGGCTGCAAAATACATTAGGAATCGAATTATCCAGTTTAACCCTGGCCCGGACAAATACTTCACTCTTGGACTTCCCACAG GAAGCACTCCTTTAGGATGTTACAAAAAGCTGATTGAGTATTACAAGAATGGAGACTTGTCCTTCAAATATGTGAAAACCTTTAATATGGATGAATATGTAG GTCTCCCAAGGGATCACCTGGAAAGTTATCACTCCTTCATGTGGAATAACTTTTTCAAGCACATTGACATCTCTCCAGAAAACACCCGTATTTTGGATGGAAATGCAACTGACCTACAGGCGGCGTGTGATGCTTTTGAGGGGAAAATCAAAGCAGCTGGTGGAATCGAACTCTTTGTTGGAG GTATTGGCCCAGATGGTCATATTGCCTTCAACGAGCCCGGCTCAAGTCTGGTGTCCAGAACTAGAGTGAAGACGTTGGCTATGgacaccatcttggctaatgctAGATTCTTTGATGGCGACCTCTCCAAAGTCCCCACAATGGCGCTCACAGTTGGAGTAGGCACAGTCATGGATGCTAGAGAG